In a single window of the Candidatus Poribacteria bacterium genome:
- a CDS encoding D-2-hydroxyacid dehydrogenase — protein sequence MPPQDAELREWAERLENELPAYTIVLPETDEAVNEHLPDADAVYGWVSPEQLPLAKSLRWLQNPAAGPFPGYYYPALIEHPVVACNPRGIYNDHIAQHIMMFVLALSRGLPYYMDAQHEGVWEKDARKSGYIDLAQATALIVGVGGIGHETARLCDQFRMKVVGVDPRWEYEVPFVEKHEPVELDALLPLADFVITTTPHTPETEGMWHKDRFARMKQTAYFINIGRGKTTKLADLVEALEREIIAGCGLDVFEIEPLPAESPLWHLPNVLITPHIAVKDAENLPARRFEILLENARRFAEGAPLQNVVNKAAWY from the coding sequence ATGCCACCACAGGACGCGGAATTACGCGAATGGGCTGAACGTCTCGAAAATGAATTGCCCGCGTACACTATCGTTTTACCGGAGACAGACGAGGCAGTGAACGAACACCTCCCCGATGCAGATGCTGTCTATGGGTGGGTGTCACCGGAACAATTACCCTTGGCGAAAAGCCTGCGATGGCTACAGAACCCTGCTGCAGGTCCTTTTCCAGGCTATTATTATCCAGCGTTGATCGAGCATCCCGTCGTCGCCTGTAACCCACGTGGTATTTACAATGACCATATTGCGCAGCATATCATGATGTTTGTGCTTGCGCTTTCTCGTGGGCTACCTTATTATATGGATGCACAACATGAAGGTGTTTGGGAGAAAGATGCACGCAAAAGTGGATACATCGACCTCGCACAAGCGACGGCGTTAATCGTTGGGGTTGGCGGTATCGGGCATGAAACCGCGCGACTTTGCGATCAATTCCGGATGAAGGTGGTCGGTGTCGATCCGAGATGGGAATATGAAGTGCCTTTTGTAGAGAAGCACGAACCCGTGGAACTTGACGCACTCCTCCCGCTCGCCGATTTTGTGATAACCACAACCCCACATACACCTGAAACCGAGGGAATGTGGCACAAAGATCGCTTCGCGCGGATGAAACAGACGGCTTACTTCATTAATATCGGACGCGGTAAGACGACGAAACTCGCCGACCTTGTTGAGGCACTTGAGCGGGAGATTATCGCCGGATGCGGCTTGGATGTATTTGAAATTGAGCCTTTACCTGCTGAAAGTCCGTTGTGGCATCTGCCCAATGTGTTGATAACGCCACACATCGCTGTAAAAGACGCGGAGAACCTTCCAGCACGACGGTTTGAAATTCTCTTGGAAAATGCACGTCGGTTCGCCGAGGGTGCACCGTTGCAGAACGTCGTTAATAAGGCGGCGTGGTATTAA
- a CDS encoding HEAT repeat domain-containing protein, whose protein sequence is MISEIQLTEPQGKIKNQKLLNDEQIRHFIVNGYVNVTADVPTHIHETIYDKTDELFEGATDFRGDRQHNPLNNILPVVPELQVVLESPEVRGALTSILGNGYVMHPHRHCHPNFLGSAPSGKEDGEERLMMPLHKDGHAGGKRPRHRTPRWAILFYYPQPCLAEQGPTCIIPGTQYIREFMLDGERQRHEIHAEGGNGTRLLSEGFLNRNLVPMSGELGTVWIMHFDMVHSFLQNYVPLNRYGMKFVFMRTEQPTAPSWNSETSLWQPPEVNHVPYDAEILWTYIWNWMSGKTDLYDTDRPNTTIDVASAVAALKADDPNERMKAANELGFWRPLQAETCSKTVRTVAAEAVPALVDALKDSYEPVRRNAIYALGAIGEPAVKPLVDALDSEKEAFDMEPILHICDAAHGLAATGTPAVSELITALQDKRENVRASAAYALGEMGPVAAEAVDGLIALLTDESEEVRRHATSALGMIKVPVSKTVPALLEVLEDREDTDLAFFAAQALTRIGPDATEAIPALWEALMSESAYVRGFSSEALARIGTAEALQALVPFLRTARWFNYVKKSVPAFSIELKDAKFAPSDADSLTKLIQEWAEQKDIPLPKPETISQDSDTQFQVTFSDGRQATARVEGDVLNLYRKTRVEAGFKTYR, encoded by the coding sequence TTGATAAGCGAGATCCAGCTGACCGAACCGCAAGGAAAAATTAAAAATCAGAAGCTTCTAAATGATGAACAGATTCGCCACTTTATTGTGAATGGGTATGTCAACGTTACCGCTGACGTGCCGACACACATCCACGAGACCATCTATGATAAAACCGATGAACTCTTTGAAGGAGCGACGGATTTCCGAGGCGATAGGCAACACAACCCACTCAATAACATTTTACCGGTGGTGCCAGAACTTCAGGTAGTCTTGGAATCTCCAGAGGTGCGCGGTGCGCTCACCAGCATTTTGGGGAACGGGTATGTCATGCACCCGCATCGGCATTGCCACCCCAATTTTTTAGGAAGTGCACCGAGCGGGAAGGAAGATGGCGAAGAGCGGTTGATGATGCCGCTGCATAAAGATGGACACGCCGGTGGGAAGCGACCACGGCATCGAACACCTCGCTGGGCGATTCTCTTCTATTATCCGCAACCGTGTCTCGCTGAACAAGGACCGACCTGTATCATTCCGGGGACGCAATACATCCGAGAATTTATGTTGGATGGCGAACGTCAACGGCACGAGATACATGCAGAAGGTGGAAACGGGACGCGACTGCTTTCTGAGGGTTTCCTGAATCGTAATCTGGTTCCGATGTCCGGTGAACTCGGCACGGTGTGGATTATGCACTTTGATATGGTGCATTCGTTCCTGCAGAACTATGTTCCTCTGAATCGCTACGGGATGAAATTCGTCTTCATGCGCACTGAGCAGCCGACGGCACCTTCATGGAACAGTGAAACCTCTCTGTGGCAACCCCCTGAAGTTAACCACGTTCCTTACGATGCGGAGATCCTCTGGACGTATATCTGGAATTGGATGTCCGGCAAGACCGATCTATATGACACTGACCGTCCAAATACCACGATAGATGTAGCATCAGCGGTTGCGGCATTGAAAGCAGATGATCCGAACGAGCGTATGAAAGCCGCCAACGAATTGGGTTTTTGGCGTCCCTTGCAAGCCGAAACTTGCTCTAAAACAGTGCGAACAGTTGCTGCGGAGGCTGTCCCCGCACTGGTCGATGCCCTCAAAGATAGTTATGAACCTGTCCGTCGGAACGCCATCTATGCGCTTGGTGCGATCGGTGAACCGGCTGTTAAACCCCTCGTTGATGCGCTTGATTCAGAGAAAGAGGCGTTTGATATGGAGCCGATTCTCCATATCTGTGATGCCGCGCATGGACTCGCGGCAACGGGTACGCCAGCTGTGTCTGAACTCATAACGGCTCTACAGGACAAACGCGAGAACGTGCGCGCTTCAGCAGCGTATGCATTAGGCGAGATGGGGCCTGTCGCAGCAGAGGCGGTTGATGGACTTATTGCGTTATTAACGGATGAATCGGAAGAGGTGCGACGGCATGCAACCTCGGCATTGGGGATGATTAAAGTGCCAGTGTCGAAAACAGTCCCGGCGTTGTTAGAGGTCCTGGAAGATCGCGAAGACACGGATTTAGCGTTCTTTGCGGCGCAGGCGTTGACTCGTATTGGACCAGATGCGACGGAAGCTATCCCGGCATTGTGGGAGGCATTGATGAGCGAGTCGGCGTATGTGCGTGGATTCTCTTCGGAGGCATTGGCTCGGATTGGCACTGCTGAAGCATTGCAGGCGCTCGTGCCGTTTCTACGGACGGCGCGTTGGTTTAATTATGTCAAGAAGAGTGTGCCAGCTTTCAGTATTGAATTGAAGGACGCAAAATTCGCACCGAGTGACGCAGATTCCCTCACGAAATTGATTCAAGAGTGGGCGGAACAGAAGGATATTCCCTTACCGAAACCAGAGACGATCTCACAGGACTCCGATACACAATTTCAGGTGACCTTCAGCGATGGCAGACAAGCGACTGCCCGCGTTGAGGGTGATGTGCTAAACCTCTATCGTAAAACGCGTGTGGAGGCTGGATTTAAGACATATCGTTAG